From Spiroplasma monobiae MQ-1, a single genomic window includes:
- a CDS encoding acyltransferase family protein yields the protein MRKTNIELLRFIMCITVVLYHTRIDSSYVFSVFSPIIGSGVLVFGLISGYMMVDKKSPNISRLIITIFYYLFIVIALNLLLEYAFIAVVDGFESRYGKNGWLIHHGTINMWYIWALLFVYLISFGINRFLKRTNKWISLSYIFVLYLIFMFLVVYLQYYKNFSLSNIFYLTMVYMFGGWLKLHSNSLKFKNFDLLNLLAWVWLSSIMIINTLIIILVGPGKNTFFGNSNFSSVFSAISIFYLFNKLNIKDNKFLLFLGRLSIPIYFIHWSLIDLIKLFTIGITTSNEFNFLLISTIDFAVTLFISFLLLYPVEWVIKNTDILYKITLNKMKAQINAF from the coding sequence ATGAGAAAAACAAATATTGAATTGCTAAGGTTTATAATGTGTATAACTGTTGTTTTATATCACACAAGAATTGACTCTTCTTATGTTTTTTCTGTTTTTTCTCCAATAATAGGTAGTGGTGTCCTTGTTTTTGGTCTTATATCTGGTTATATGATGGTGGATAAAAAATCCCCCAACATTTCAAGACTTATAATAACAATATTTTATTATCTTTTTATTGTCATTGCTTTAAACTTATTGTTGGAATACGCTTTTATAGCGGTTGTTGATGGTTTTGAAAGTAGATATGGCAAAAACGGTTGACTAATACATCATGGAACAATAAATATGTGATACATATGAGCATTATTGTTTGTATACTTAATTTCTTTTGGTATTAATAGGTTTTTGAAAAGAACAAATAAGTGAATTTCTTTATCATACATATTTGTTTTGTATCTTATATTTATGTTTTTAGTTGTTTATTTACAATATTATAAAAATTTCTCATTATCTAATATTTTTTACTTAACCATGGTTTATATGTTTGGTGGCTGATTGAAGTTACATTCTAATAGTTTAAAATTTAAAAATTTTGACTTACTTAATTTACTTGCTTGGGTTTGATTGAGTAGTATCATGATTATAAACACATTAATAATTATATTGGTTGGTCCAGGTAAAAACACATTTTTCGGCAATAGCAATTTTAGTTCAGTTTTTAGTGCTATTTCAATTTTTTATCTTTTTAATAAACTTAATATAAAGGATAATAAATTTTTACTATTTCTTGGTAGACTGTCTATTCCAATTTATTTTATACACTGATCTTTAATTGATTTAATAAAATTATTTACTATAGGAATAACTACATCTAATGAATTTAATTTTCTATTAATTTCAACAATAGATTTTGCAGTTACTTTATTTATATCGTTTTTGCTTTTATATCCCGTGGAGTGAGTAATAAAAAATACAGACATACTGTATAAAATAACTTTAAATAAAATGAAGGCACAAATAAACGCATTTTAA
- the alaS gene encoding alanine--tRNA ligase, producing the protein MKKLSANEIRQMWLEFFKSKNHYFLEPASLVPVDDPSLLWINSGVATLKPYFDGRMNPPSPRLTNSQKSIRTNDIENVGVTARHQTMFEMLGNFSIGDYFKKEAIEFAWELLTSKEWFDIDPELLYITVFNEDQEAYDVWTKIIGIKEDHIFKGTRDTNFWDVGQGPCGPNTEIFFDRGIKWDPENIGPKLLEDDIENDRYIEIWNIVFSQFNNDGNNNYAELPRKNIDTGAGFERLVSIFQDAPTNFETDIFFPTIKEVEKLCNSDFKYSIENYYNEDKEQTKINTGFKVIADHVRAVVFAISDGVFPGNKDRGYIIRRLIRRSSVYGRKLGIQEAFLYKLVDKVIEAMKNFYPYLIEKADSVKEIIKQEELRFLKTLSKGFENLENMIKTENKITAKNALLLFESFGFPIELTVEIANESNVEVDLEGYETLLEQTKEIARNSRKDDKAWNKQSAILTGLKVESEFVGYDVEEIQTKVNFIFEDEIELKSASDKVVFVTLEKTPFYAEKGGQASDNGYLVDKNENRHLVIDVQTGPNGQHIHKVQVNGTLNVLDTVNAEINGEKRFYTMKNHSGTHILQAGIQEVLGKDALQSGSYNDENGLRIDISYNRLPSQEELDKIHNAIAREIRKSIPREVIYCSLDEAIEKHNALALFTEKYGGTVRVIKFGTFSCELCGGTHVENTRDIEDLLITSVESKGSGVFRYHAVTSHKEVANYLNEQFRKQKTEISSIIDKFNNFKTRVKNDFIENEINSIISMEVTKDNLISIKEKVNDLKNSFKLYQKEVEDILIEESLAKYSQLEPVESNGINLIDVEINDLEMKGLKALSDKLQNKFENLVIKFANTKDKVFIVSVSENISNENKAIDIFKNNGKHEVKGGGNNTFAQGKIV; encoded by the coding sequence ATGAAAAAACTTTCTGCAAATGAAATTAGACAAATGTGATTAGAATTTTTTAAATCAAAAAATCACTATTTTTTGGAACCAGCTAGTTTAGTTCCCGTTGATGATCCAAGTTTATTGTGAATAAATTCTGGAGTTGCAACTTTAAAACCATACTTCGATGGTAGAATGAATCCTCCTTCACCAAGATTAACTAACTCACAAAAATCAATTAGAACAAACGATATTGAAAATGTGGGTGTTACTGCAAGACACCAAACAATGTTTGAAATGCTAGGTAACTTTTCGATAGGTGATTACTTTAAAAAAGAAGCAATAGAATTTGCTTGAGAGTTATTGACTTCAAAAGAGTGATTTGATATTGATCCAGAACTATTATACATAACTGTATTTAATGAAGATCAAGAAGCTTATGATGTTTGAACAAAGATAATTGGTATAAAAGAAGACCATATTTTTAAAGGAACAAGAGATACAAATTTCTGAGATGTTGGTCAAGGACCTTGCGGACCAAATACAGAAATCTTTTTTGATCGTGGAATTAAATGAGATCCAGAAAACATCGGACCAAAATTATTGGAAGATGATATTGAGAACGACAGATATATTGAAATTTGAAACATAGTATTTTCACAATTCAATAATGATGGAAACAATAATTATGCAGAACTTCCAAGGAAAAATATAGATACAGGTGCCGGATTTGAAAGGCTTGTATCAATTTTTCAAGATGCTCCAACAAACTTTGAAACAGATATATTTTTTCCAACAATTAAAGAAGTTGAAAAACTATGTAATTCCGATTTCAAATATTCAATTGAAAATTATTACAACGAAGATAAAGAACAAACTAAAATTAATACTGGATTTAAAGTTATTGCAGATCACGTTAGAGCGGTTGTTTTTGCGATAAGTGATGGGGTTTTTCCTGGCAATAAAGATAGAGGATATATAATTAGAAGATTAATTAGAAGAAGCTCTGTTTATGGAAGAAAACTAGGAATTCAAGAAGCTTTCTTATACAAACTTGTTGATAAAGTTATAGAGGCTATGAAAAATTTTTATCCATATTTAATAGAAAAAGCAGATTCTGTAAAAGAAATAATTAAACAAGAAGAATTGAGATTCTTAAAAACTCTTTCAAAAGGTTTTGAAAACTTAGAAAATATGATCAAAACAGAAAATAAAATAACTGCTAAAAATGCATTGTTATTATTTGAATCATTTGGTTTTCCTATTGAATTAACTGTTGAAATTGCAAATGAATCAAATGTAGAAGTTGATTTAGAAGGTTATGAAACTTTATTAGAACAAACAAAAGAAATCGCAAGAAACTCAAGAAAAGATGATAAGGCATGAAATAAACAATCGGCCATATTGACTGGATTAAAAGTTGAAAGTGAATTTGTTGGTTACGATGTTGAAGAAATTCAAACAAAAGTTAACTTCATATTTGAAGATGAAATAGAATTGAAATCAGCTAGTGATAAAGTTGTGTTTGTAACTTTAGAAAAAACTCCTTTTTATGCAGAAAAGGGAGGTCAAGCATCGGACAATGGTTATTTGGTTGATAAAAACGAAAATCGCCATTTGGTTATAGATGTACAAACAGGACCAAATGGGCAACACATTCACAAGGTACAAGTGAATGGAACTTTAAATGTATTAGATACAGTAAATGCAGAGATTAATGGTGAAAAACGTTTCTACACAATGAAAAATCATTCAGGTACTCATATTTTACAAGCTGGAATTCAAGAAGTGCTTGGAAAAGATGCTCTACAAAGTGGTAGTTATAATGATGAAAATGGTTTAAGAATTGATATTTCTTACAACAGATTACCAAGCCAAGAAGAGTTGGATAAAATTCATAATGCAATAGCAAGAGAAATAAGAAAATCAATACCAAGAGAAGTGATTTACTGTTCGCTTGATGAGGCCATTGAAAAACACAATGCTTTAGCTTTATTTACTGAGAAATATGGTGGAACAGTAAGAGTTATTAAATTTGGAACTTTTTCATGTGAACTTTGTGGTGGAACGCATGTTGAAAATACAAGGGACATAGAAGATCTATTAATAACAAGTGTTGAATCAAAAGGTAGTGGTGTATTTAGGTATCATGCCGTTACAAGTCATAAGGAAGTTGCAAATTATTTAAATGAGCAATTTAGAAAACAGAAAACAGAAATATCTTCAATTATAGATAAATTCAATAACTTTAAAACCAGAGTTAAGAATGACTTCATTGAAAATGAAATCAATTCAATTATTTCTATGGAAGTAACAAAAGATAATCTAATTAGCATAAAAGAAAAAGTAAATGACTTAAAAAATTCATTTAAACTTTATCAAAAAGAAGTTGAAGATATATTGATAGAGGAAAGTTTGGCCAAATACTCACAATTAGAGCCGGTAGAATCAAATGGTATTAATTTAATAGATGTTGAAATAAATGATCTTGAAATGAAAGGTTTAAAAGCTCTTTCAGATAAATTACAAAATAAATTTGAAAATTTAGTAATCAAATTTGCAAATACAAAAGATAAAGTATTTATAGTTTCTGTCAGTGAAAATATTTCAAATGAAAACAAAGCTATTGATATATTTAAAAATAATGGAAAACATGAAGTGAAAGGTGGGGGTAATAATACCTTCGCTCAAGGAAAAATAGTTTAA
- a CDS encoding Cof-type HAD-IIB family hydrolase, translated as MQLQHLSKKRLILIDLDGTTLMSNGEEIHQLTKDALIKAKDQGHEVCIITGRPHRASIRFYNELGLKTLLTNFDGAHIHDPITKKFKRIVFPISEEIVTEIMNHPKIKSSISNILVESYNKAMVRERDEFVENFFHLDDVADDEYKVIDPYEHWEGAATNVVLFIDTEDNKDEVLRVLEKFKNTIKIQSGNVYGNLSKNSKLMVTLTNKIVNKGFVTDILAQYYNKDIRDVIAFGDQMNDYEMIQKVGYGVAMKNGNDELKNIADGITNLTNNEGGVGEYLDKLLNGLEV; from the coding sequence ATGCAATTACAACACTTATCTAAAAAAAGGCTTATTTTAATAGATTTAGATGGGACAACTTTAATGTCTAATGGTGAGGAAATTCACCAATTAACAAAAGATGCTTTAATTAAAGCCAAAGATCAAGGACACGAAGTTTGCATAATAACTGGTCGTCCACACAGAGCAAGTATTCGTTTTTACAACGAACTTGGTTTAAAAACTTTATTAACAAACTTTGATGGTGCTCATATACATGACCCAATAACTAAAAAATTCAAAAGAATAGTATTTCCAATAAGTGAGGAAATCGTTACAGAAATAATGAACCACCCAAAAATAAAAAGTTCTATCTCAAACATTCTTGTAGAATCATACAATAAAGCAATGGTAAGAGAAAGAGATGAATTTGTTGAAAACTTTTTCCACTTGGATGACGTGGCTGATGATGAATATAAAGTTATTGATCCTTATGAACATTGAGAGGGAGCTGCAACAAATGTTGTTCTTTTTATAGATACAGAAGATAACAAAGATGAAGTTTTAAGAGTTTTAGAAAAATTTAAAAACACCATAAAAATACAATCAGGAAATGTTTATGGTAATTTAAGTAAAAATTCAAAATTAATGGTTACATTAACAAATAAAATTGTTAACAAGGGTTTTGTTACTGACATTTTAGCTCAATATTACAATAAAGATATAAGAGACGTAATAGCATTTGGAGATCAAATGAATGACTATGAAATGATTCAAAAAGTCGGTTATGGAGTTGCTATGAAAAATGGAAATGACGAACTTAAAAATATAGCAGATGGTATTACAAACCTAACAAATAATGAAGGTGGAGTAGGAGAATACTTGGACAAACTTCTAAATGGTTTAGAAGTTTAA
- the pepF gene encoding oligoendopeptidase F — MKRKQAEKKYKWDFSHLYKNFGEWKEDLLKAKSICKEIENMKGKLNQKESFINYLELDKKKDFILTKLNQYAHLIDIDQTNNENQEISSMLDNFYQKIKVKTSFISNELKEVGEESILKWLEETGKTSYKYYFRTFFKSSNFILSKNEEELMSKLERSRNAVGNLYDSLAYADRKSEKIIWNCEERELTSSLYKEIMEDSKPAEDQLKRREAQSLYFKNFISRKHSFAKIYEAIIQEQYENKLVRNYKSILEMNLFEDQVDLEIYIKFIEFGKNNIEPFKKYNRLIKKICKLDKFYSTDRLLKITKNYSKKFSVEEGINIVKNSLKVLGEQYLEKVDIAFKDNLIDYYEDNNKSDGAYSSGGNGVEPIILMNWDNKLGSVSTLAHEIGHSVHTLFSDEEQTYPLNNYPIILAEVASTFNEHLLFDYLYSNTNDVEEKKYLLQQRLFDLISTFYRQIQFADFEYSAHKLIEEDKPITTEILKELFVKKQNEFGYDEFEDSEEDNYSWPYISHFFQSPFYVYKYAIDLVASYKLYNDFKKGNKHNVLNFLKSGGSKEPLEILKEVGINFTKEETYMPLILEIENLVNQLEELTK; from the coding sequence ATGAAAAGAAAACAAGCAGAAAAAAAATACAAATGAGATTTTTCTCATCTATACAAAAACTTTGGCGAATGGAAAGAAGATTTACTTAAAGCAAAAAGTATTTGTAAAGAAATTGAAAACATGAAAGGAAAATTAAATCAAAAGGAGAGCTTTATTAATTACTTAGAATTAGATAAGAAAAAGGATTTTATTTTAACAAAGCTAAATCAATATGCTCACTTAATAGACATAGACCAAACAAATAATGAAAATCAAGAAATTAGCTCTATGTTAGATAACTTTTATCAAAAGATTAAAGTCAAGACTTCTTTTATTTCAAATGAACTAAAAGAAGTGGGTGAAGAAAGTATTTTAAAATGATTAGAAGAAACCGGAAAAACAAGTTATAAGTATTACTTTAGGACTTTTTTTAAATCATCAAATTTTATATTATCTAAAAATGAAGAAGAATTAATGAGCAAACTTGAAAGAAGTAGAAATGCAGTGGGCAATTTATATGATTCCCTTGCATATGCTGATAGAAAATCTGAAAAAATTATATGAAATTGTGAAGAAAGAGAATTAACATCTTCCTTGTATAAAGAGATAATGGAAGATTCAAAACCTGCAGAAGACCAATTAAAAAGAAGAGAAGCTCAAAGTCTATATTTTAAAAATTTTATATCAAGAAAACACAGTTTTGCAAAAATATATGAAGCAATAATTCAAGAACAATATGAAAATAAATTAGTTAGAAACTATAAGTCAATACTAGAAATGAATCTATTCGAAGATCAAGTAGATTTAGAAATTTATATTAAATTCATTGAGTTTGGTAAGAATAATATAGAACCATTCAAAAAGTACAACAGACTTATAAAAAAGATTTGCAAATTAGATAAATTCTATTCTACAGATAGACTATTAAAAATTACAAAAAATTATAGTAAAAAATTTTCAGTTGAAGAAGGTATAAATATAGTAAAAAATTCCTTAAAAGTTTTGGGAGAACAATACTTAGAAAAAGTAGATATTGCTTTTAAGGATAATTTAATAGATTACTATGAAGATAACAACAAATCTGATGGAGCATATTCTTCTGGTGGAAATGGAGTTGAACCAATAATTTTGATGAATTGAGACAACAAACTGGGTTCGGTAAGTACATTAGCACATGAAATTGGTCATTCTGTACATACTCTTTTTTCAGATGAAGAACAGACTTATCCATTAAATAATTATCCAATCATTTTAGCTGAAGTTGCTTCTACATTTAATGAACACTTATTGTTTGATTATTTATATTCAAATACAAACGATGTTGAAGAAAAAAAATATTTATTACAACAAAGACTATTCGACTTAATATCAACATTCTATAGACAAATACAATTTGCAGATTTTGAATACAGTGCACATAAGTTAATTGAAGAAGACAAACCAATTACAACAGAAATTTTAAAGGAATTGTTCGTTAAAAAGCAAAATGAATTTGGTTATGATGAGTTTGAAGATAGTGAAGAAGATAATTACTCATGACCATACATTTCACATTTTTTTCAATCTCCATTCTATGTTTATAAATATGCAATAGATTTAGTTGCAAGTTACAAACTTTACAATGATTTCAAAAAAGGAAATAAGCATAATGTATTAAACTTTTTAAAAAGTGGAGGTTCAAAAGAACCTTTAGAAATACTAAAAGAAGTTGGGATAAATTTCACCAAAGAAGAAACCTACATGCCTTTGATTTTAGAAATTGAAAATCTTGTAAATCAACTAGAGGAATTAACAAAATAA
- a CDS encoding M17 family metallopeptidase, with translation MITNNGPKFLLTLKAVDSKNTVNDLVIKEDGATTLISEDKILYYYIGDKKCLNDLGKNLEKIVKSNKYELNIDVDSFVNAFLEPEEAFQKIIESVVFASHKELDYKESSSTPKSINFMFDEEYTPLFEASMIKVEYMNFARDLQDLPPNIGTSVEIANRIVEKAKDVPNVKVTVYDKKQIEDMGMGLLLSVNAGSHVEPRVVTVEYTTDTSKKKTALVGKGITFDTGGYNLKPSNFIENMKFDMSGAAIVSSTVFALAKAKAKVNVISIALLTDNRIGGHATLTESVIKSMNGKTVEITNTDAEGRLVLADGLTFATRVAKADKAITVATLTGAIGVALGSWFTGTFSPSDDFYTEFEEAAKKAQEPVWRLPMIDEHLKAMQCSKVADLANSEPGRSAGSSTAAAFLNSFAEDKEYIHLDIAATADTDKRGRAPMLRTMFELLNK, from the coding sequence ATGATAACTAATAACGGACCAAAATTTCTATTAACTTTAAAAGCCGTTGACTCAAAAAACACAGTTAACGACTTAGTTATAAAAGAAGATGGCGCTACAACTTTAATAAGTGAAGATAAAATTCTTTACTATTACATTGGAGACAAAAAATGTTTAAATGATTTAGGAAAAAATTTAGAAAAAATTGTTAAATCAAACAAATATGAATTAAATATTGATGTTGATTCATTTGTAAATGCTTTCCTTGAACCTGAAGAAGCTTTCCAAAAAATTATTGAATCAGTAGTTTTTGCTTCACACAAAGAACTTGATTACAAAGAAAGTTCTTCAACACCAAAATCAATTAACTTTATGTTTGATGAAGAATACACACCATTGTTTGAAGCATCAATGATCAAAGTTGAATATATGAACTTTGCAAGAGATCTACAAGATCTACCACCAAACATTGGTACATCAGTTGAAATTGCAAATAGAATAGTTGAAAAAGCTAAAGATGTACCTAATGTAAAAGTTACTGTATATGACAAAAAACAAATTGAAGATATGGGTATGGGCTTATTACTTTCTGTAAACGCAGGAAGCCATGTTGAACCTAGAGTTGTTACTGTAGAGTACACTACAGATACTTCTAAAAAGAAAACAGCTTTAGTAGGTAAAGGGATAACTTTTGATACAGGTGGATATAATTTAAAACCATCAAACTTTATTGAAAACATGAAGTTTGATATGTCTGGAGCTGCAATAGTTTCTTCAACAGTTTTTGCATTAGCAAAAGCAAAAGCAAAAGTTAATGTTATATCAATTGCTTTATTAACAGATAACAGAATCGGTGGACATGCCACTCTTACAGAATCAGTTATTAAATCAATGAATGGTAAAACTGTAGAAATAACAAATACGGATGCTGAAGGAAGATTGGTATTGGCTGATGGTCTTACTTTTGCAACTAGAGTTGCCAAAGCTGATAAAGCAATTACTGTTGCCACTTTAACAGGAGCTATAGGGGTTGCTTTGGGTAGCTGATTCACAGGAACTTTCTCACCAAGTGACGATTTCTATACAGAATTTGAAGAGGCTGCTAAAAAAGCTCAAGAACCTGTTTGAAGATTACCGATGATTGATGAACATTTAAAAGCAATGCAGTGTTCAAAAGTTGCTGACTTAGCAAACTCAGAACCAGGAAGATCTGCTGGATCTTCAACTGCAGCAGCATTCTTAAATTCATTTGCTGAAGACAAGGAATATATTCATTTAGACATAGCTGCAACAGCAGATACTGACAAGCGTGGTAGAGCACCAATGCTAAGAACTATGTTTGAATTATTAAATAAATAA
- a CDS encoding GIY-YIG nuclease family protein — protein sequence MELSNQFKLVNKIKNSRDPRVKSFSEDYLMHRISKFLKTRTVLNLEDIRQIKDRVAGTYLLYSISNGKLKFCYIGESTNVFERFKQHINGFLRGKDSLYSKMRKKIKDIKEISFVVLDEIEDQNNRLKKETYYIYTMKSKFFSLNSKLANRRLRCPSGHGMVRTFMTYDKNAKDLKLIIYGKCRNKICKMTFVIN from the coding sequence ATGGAATTAAGTAATCAATTCAAATTAGTTAACAAAATTAAAAACTCAAGAGATCCTAGGGTAAAATCTTTCTCCGAGGATTATTTAATGCATAGAATTTCAAAATTTTTAAAAACAAGAACAGTTTTAAATTTAGAAGATATAAGACAAATAAAAGACAGGGTTGCTGGAACATATTTGTTGTATTCAATTTCTAATGGAAAGTTAAAGTTTTGTTATATTGGAGAATCTACAAATGTATTTGAAAGATTTAAGCAACACATAAATGGGTTTTTAAGAGGAAAAGACAGTTTATACTCTAAAATGAGAAAAAAAATTAAAGATATAAAAGAAATTAGTTTTGTTGTTTTAGATGAAATTGAAGATCAAAATAACAGACTTAAAAAAGAAACTTATTATATTTACACAATGAAATCTAAATTCTTTTCTTTAAATTCTAAATTAGCAAACAGAAGACTTAGATGTCCAAGTGGTCATGGTATGGTTAGAACATTTATGACATACGATAAAAATGCAAAAGATTTAAAGCTAATTATTTATGGAAAGTGCAGAAATAAAATCTGCAAAATGACCTTTGTTATAAACTAA
- the tuf gene encoding elongation factor Tu — MAKEAFDRSLPHVNIGTIGHVDHGKTTLTAAITKVLAEKGGAEFKDYANIDNAPEERERGITINTSHVEYKTENRHYAHVDCPGHADYVKNMITGAAQMDGGILVVAATDGPMPQTREHILLSRQVGVPSIVVFLNKCDMVDDEELIDLVEMEVRDLLSAYDFDGDGAPVVRGSALGALNGDAKWVAQVEELMKAVDEYIPTPTRDTDKTFLMPVEDVFTITGRGTVATGRVERGVVRVNDEVEIVGLVEESKKIVVTALEMFRKLLDFAEAGDNVGALLRGVDRSDIERGQVLAKPGTIKPHTKLNASVYALTQEEGGRHKPFFNKYRPQFYFRTTDVTGEVHLPSGTDMVMPGDNVELVVELIKPIAVEQGTKFSIREGGRTIGAGTVVSIVE, encoded by the coding sequence ATGGCAAAAGAAGCATTTGACCGTAGTTTACCTCACGTTAACATTGGAACAATCGGACACGTTGACCACGGTAAAACTACTTTAACAGCTGCAATTACAAAAGTATTAGCAGAAAAAGGTGGAGCAGAATTCAAAGATTACGCAAATATTGATAATGCACCAGAAGAAAGAGAAAGAGGTATTACAATTAATACTTCTCACGTTGAATATAAAACAGAAAACAGACACTACGCACACGTAGACTGTCCTGGACATGCCGATTATGTTAAAAACATGATCACAGGAGCTGCACAAATGGATGGTGGAATCCTAGTTGTTGCTGCAACTGACGGGCCAATGCCACAAACAAGAGAACACATCTTATTATCAAGACAAGTTGGAGTACCTTCAATCGTTGTTTTCTTAAATAAATGTGACATGGTTGATGACGAAGAATTAATCGACTTAGTTGAAATGGAAGTTAGAGACTTATTATCAGCTTATGACTTTGACGGAGACGGAGCACCAGTTGTTCGTGGATCTGCTTTAGGAGCTTTAAATGGAGATGCTAAATGAGTAGCTCAAGTTGAAGAATTAATGAAAGCAGTTGACGAATACATCCCAACTCCAACTCGTGATACAGATAAAACTTTCCTAATGCCTGTAGAAGATGTATTTACAATTACAGGACGTGGAACAGTTGCAACTGGTAGAGTTGAACGTGGAGTTGTTAGAGTTAACGACGAAGTTGAAATCGTTGGATTAGTTGAAGAAAGTAAAAAAATCGTTGTTACAGCATTAGAAATGTTTAGAAAATTATTAGACTTTGCTGAAGCTGGAGATAATGTAGGAGCATTATTAAGAGGGGTTGACAGAAGCGACATCGAACGTGGACAAGTTCTTGCAAAACCAGGAACAATCAAACCTCATACAAAATTAAATGCATCAGTTTATGCTTTAACACAAGAAGAAGGTGGAAGACACAAACCATTCTTCAACAAATACCGTCCACAATTTTACTTTAGAACTACAGACGTTACTGGAGAAGTTCACTTACCAAGTGGAACAGACATGGTTATGCCTGGAGATAACGTAGAATTAGTTGTTGAATTAATCAAACCAATCGCTGTTGAACAAGGAACAAAATTCTCAATCCGTGAAGGTGGAAGAACTATTGGTGCCGGAACAGTTGTTTCAATCGTTGAATAA